TCTATCAGGGGGACTCCGACAAGCATCCAGTTCCACACGCCCTCAAAACAAGGAGCAGAAGCTCCAGAAGTTTCTACAAGAACAGGGAGGAGGAATACGTGCATTACTAAGCAACAAGGAGGGTGGGGAGAACCAGGCCTTGGTTCACTGAAGGCAAAAACGAGgtcactggtctcatccagcagctTGAAAGAGACAGACATAGCAGCAAGCCTCCTCCCATCCCACAGTTTCACAGAGACATGAAGAGAGTGGTGACCACCAACACAAAGAATATGAGACACACTAAAAGAAGCTTCACTTTGGGCTACGTCAGCAAGACCCAGAGCTTTCTCTGCCTGCTGGGCCCAAGAAGAGGAAAACATTggtgggaaaggagggaagaaggggcAGTGAGCGGCAACATGTCCCagtgctttcccctccccaatccatTCCTTTTGTTGTGCAAAGCTGTGTTCTGCAGAAGAGGAAATGATACACACCACCACACATCTGGCACATATAAGAAGTGGCCAAACACATCCCAAGACAAGCACACTTCAGCAGTGAGCAAGTAAGAAGCAAAGTGCAGCCCAGCCGGCTCTTCTCCCAGGGCACAAAAAAGGCCGAGCCAGAAGCTTGTTGAGACCCAGATGCCCAGACTCCCAAGAGCCGTATCCCTCCCAACAGGTGTGCACTCAGCAGGCCCAGGTGAGCTCTGGCAAGAGCAGTGAAGCAGGTGCAAATACAGGGCAATATAACACCCCTTTTCTGGAGACCCCATACTGTGAAAAACCCAAGCCTGGTACATAGCTAGCCACCTCCTCTTATAGTACACGAGGGAACAGCAGCATTGCTACTCCTTGGCAAACACCAAGAGCAACATCCCTAAACTACCCCCAAGGCAAAAGTGTTGTATTCTCACAAGAAGTCTCTCCGCAACGGAGCACCAAGAGCGTCAGTACCCTCCCCCAGCCTTCCATAACAGCACACACAGGAGACTAGAAAGCTGAGCTCACTGGAACGTTGACCATTTCTGCAGCACCCCCTGCTGGAAAAGGGAAGGGCCTTCATGGAATCTGCTATCACTGGAGTTTTTGGTGAGTGTGAAGGATAAGGCTTCTCCGTGATGGCATCTTCTGGTCGAACATAAATATGGAGAGCAGCACCAGGCTACTATTTCCCTGGGCCAGGAATGGCAGCCACAATCTCCTCATACTTGGGTGGTGGGTCACTGTAGGACAGGCTGGTCTCCTCGCCACTGCTGTTCTCAGGATGCCCGGTCACTTCCTCGTACGAAGGCGGTGGGGTCGCACTTGACAATCTCATCAGGACAGAGGTGGAAGGATCGGAGGAATGAAGGGTGCTgtcttgctggctggctggcccgaGGGCCCATCGGCCATTGCCAGCCCCTCTGCTGCCTGGGTCCCGCTGGCAGTGGGCTTCGCTTTGACTGTGCGAGGCCTCTCGGTACACCATCACCCTGGGGAGACTACGGCCCGCTCGGCTGGCCAAATAGCGGTTCTGGGCATAAGAAGGACGGTGGCGTGTGGCCTTCTGGAGCTGACACCGCCATATGATGAACAGAGCAATGACTATAAGCAGAGCGACACCTAGCAAGGGCACTACAACGTACATGGCATCTGAGCGGCCTGTGCCTTCTGTGGGATCCTTGACAGAATAGGCGTAACCTTTCCAAAACTCCATCTGCAGGGGGAAACAAAAGGAAACCCTGATCAGCAAAAGTCCTTCTGGCAGGTCCCAATGCCTTCCACAGGCAACTTCCTGAGTGTAGGACAAAGTGTGTGGACATTATCAAGAGCATTATGGGAACAGTAGCTAAGGATGCCTGGCCAGCAACAAGTAACCAAACAGGAAAATACTTATCACTGTTTTATGGGGTTATCCACCCCACACCCAAGTCTGCAGCAGCAGGTTTCTCCCCACACATACTTCACCTGAACCCCATCTTTCCGCATGCCCCACCTCAGCCAGTTTGGGACATTGAAAGATGGCACAAAGACTGAAGAATTAAATGATCATAACAAATTATATCTTCATCCTCACAACCTCATTGTTCACAGGgttggatttgtttcctgaaTGGAACCCCAAAAATGGCCACAACCACTCAAATGCACCACAGAAATCAGTCTTACATCTTCTAAAGCCCAGACTAGGACCACCAAGCACACTCTCACTCACCTGAAAACAATGTGACACAGGGAGAActactttttgtttcattttacttAAAAGTATAGAGTGGCTAAGATTCTGACTGCAACAATATCACCAGATGGAGAAGACAAACTCTCTTACTCATGCACACCATTTTCCtgaacctaagcagagttacactagtgtggtgtagtggttagagcttcagactAGGATTCAGGAGACCCTGGTTCCAATCCTCACTCAGTCATGGACATTTGCTGGATAACAcacttttagcctaacctacttcccaGTGTTGGTGTGAGTACAAAATAGAAGACAGAAGAACTGTGTAAGCCACACTGGGTCCCCACTGTGAATAAAGAAATCAATGAATGAATACTAAGCAGTTGTGTTTCAACCATCTGAGTAAGGGTGTAACTTGGCTTAGAATGGCAGTGTACATTATCACCTGAAGCTGCTATTTACCACACAACTGAAAAAATACACACTTGGTTTTTCTTGTTCCCCACTGTGGGTGCAATAGCAGCTGGAGGAGGGATTTAGATCAGGGGGAAATGAAAATTGGAGACCCTGCCACTGCTTCacgtaaaaataataataaaacccagGAGATTAAgtcaagggaaagagagaggctgATAAATAATGtaaggaaaatgtattgtcaaaggctttcacggccggattcaactggttgttgtgggttttccaggctgggtggctgtggtctggtagatcttgttcctaatgttttgcctgcatctgtggccggcattttcagaggtgtttcacagacaGGAGTGTTAacacacctctctctgtgatacacctctgaagatgccggccacagatgcaggcaaaacattaggaacaagatctaccagaccacaaccacccagcccggaaaacccacaacaaccaatgtaAGGAAATGCTAATCCCTCTGAATGAAAAGAGAAGACACTGAGAATAGGTCTCTTGGTAAGGAGAGAAGTGACACTTTTCCAACTACCCACTGTAATCCACAACCCCACAGCTCAGATCTCCTCCTCTTTCCGTACACCTACCGTCTTCTCCTTGTTTTCAAACACCTCCTTGACCTCCTCATAGCTGCAGATCTCCTCGACACACTCCCGCTCAATGGTACCCTGCCGGAATTCCTCCAAGAAGCCATTGGCTCGAGGGAAGCGCTTGAGAACAGAGTGGGCATTCTGAGCTGCCAGGAAGGCTGCAATGCAGAAATGAGAAGATGCAAACAGAAGCCCCCTTCTCCTCAGCACGGAGATATGGGCCACCAAGCCAGGTATGAGTTGAGGCTGGCCCAAAGACAGTCAACTGAACCACTGAAGTCACCCATATTCCGCTGTCCCAGATATTCCCAACCCAATTccagattctccccccccccccttcctcagctagggttgccaggtcctcttAGCAACCAGTAGAAGACTTACCTTGACGGGGAGGCCTTTGCAAGTGATGTAATGACATCATCAACAGTGTGCTGACCTCATTCCCCATGTGCCCTGTGATATTTCTTTACTGCACTACAAAGTTTTGCCCAGATGCCAGGGCATCCGCTGACAATGAgctaacatcacttctgggcacacaggaagtgacatcagggtACTGGGGCACTACCACCATCTCTCACACTATCCCACCACTTCCCCCTCTACTGACCAGTTGAGCAGAGGTAGGAACCACTTGCGGGCTGTGGCAGATCTTTCACCACCAGCAGGGGCTTAGTATGCCTATTCCCAGCTGTTACTTGAGGGAGCTAATCCTAAACAGGACACTCAGGTCTACTAAATGGGACTTTCTCCCAGGGTAGCGTTCATATGGTTACTAGGTTGACTTTGATTTGGACAGGGAAGCCCCACATCAAATacacattttctgttttaataCAGTACAAAACATATTCTTAATGTCATTGCACAATATGACTGGTTTCTTATGTCAGATATTCTTTATCTGGGATCTCCAACAGGTAACTTGCAAGCTGCTTGCAGCTTGCCATCAGCTGAAGAGTATTTTGTGCAGCCCCTAGAAGACCCAGGAAAATATCACAGGAGACAATTCCCTGGGGAGACTCAAAGAAATACGAGTTTCATCCCATTCGTGGGGGAAAATGTTACTTTTAAAACAGGCACATGAAAACTGACTCAAAGCAATACATTAGCTTCTAAACTACAAGGCTGTAATGAAATGATCTAATACTCAATAATTAATAGGTAATCAGCCCTCTGACTGAAAAGCAGTCAGAAGTTTATTTATTCCAGCCAAAAATTACTCgctcttttaatatttttatttaatatcagTCTAATCCTTCctgaaataattcaataaaaataatcacAAGCACTCAAAAAAGCTAGTATATGTCAATGAAATcagaaatgtaaaaaattatcCCTTGTCATTTATTTCCTCTGACGGAGTGATGAATGACATCTCTGAGTGCAGAATGACACTTTCCCAAGCAATACTGATTTCAAACTGTGTTCTGCTCTTTCTGGATTTATTTTGGGCATAGAGCCATTTATCCATAAACTATCTTGCTCAAGGTTGGGACAATGAGAACAACAAGTAACACATGCTTGCAGATTTGACCTAAAAGTCAAATTCCCAGACTTACTTTGTTCAAGATTCTATACTATTAGGATCAAAGTCCACAACAACTCATTCAACAGACCTGCCACatctttctcaaaaaaaaaaccctggaaccaGCCCAGTTTTTAGTTGGGTGAGTGAAAGCTAATTTAATATTCATATTTATATTAAATTTCTATATGTTTTAGTAGCTCAGGATGTTTTTCATTACTCAAAAGTAGCTCTCACTTTTAATAATTTAGCAACCCCTGTTCTGTACCATTTCACAATGTGCTGCATTTAAGTTGACCAATAGAGGATTTATAAGCTTTTGATTTTCcagccttcagattttggcaTTCTGTCTTGCAGGAGCCACTGTCTCAAAAATTCATTCTGCCTTACTGTCCTATTCTTTTAACCTTCAtcccaagaaaagaaagaagcataATCCAGTCTCTAAGAGGGGAGGATCACTTACTTGCCATGTCGAATCTTCACTCAGTTACTTGAAGGCCTCAGCCATCtgttggggaaaggaaagatCAGTCACAGCTGCCAAGCCCAATTTCCTCacctcctccccatcccagggACCATCTTAGAGTGGGACTTCCTACATTTACACATCTGCCAGCTCAAGCAATATCCAAAGCGAATCCCAAAAGTCACTTCCAGTCAAAATCCATCCCAATGGTACAGATTATTGATCTTGACAATTTGGAAAGCTGGGTTGAGACAAAATGAAACTTAACAGAGACAAATGCAAAGTTCTttatttcagcaaaaagaaaagaacataatTACAGTATGATGGATATTGTGCTTGGCACTCATTCATGAACAAAGGATCGCAATGGATCACAAGCAGAGCATGAGTTGGCAGTATGGTGCAGCTGCAAAGAAGACCGCTGCAATTTTGTATTGTCTTAACAGAAATATAGTACTCAAGCCATGGGAAAAGAAATCGCTTCACCGTACAACACATTACCCAGACCTCAGCTAGAGCAACTGGGTCTAGTTTGATGTACTTCACATTAAGAAAGATGTAGACAAAGTGGAACCAGTTCAAAAAAGACCAGCAAAAACAGACtgggatttagaaaaaaaaagttgtttaaggAAAGGTTGAAGGGTATGGATGTGttgagtctggagaagagaagactaTGAGGAGTTATGATCATGCTTTTCAAATACTTGAAGGCCTTTCATGGAGGAAAAGACTTGTTCTCCACTGTTCCAGAGGGCAAAACTAGATCTAATGAGCTTCAGTTACTGGAGAGTAGACATTGGTGGGATGTCAGGACAAACTTCCTAACAGAGCAATTGGATAATGAAATCAGTTAGCTGAGGATGAGGTTTTCTCTTGCCAACAGTCTTCAAACAGGGGATGGACAGCCATCTGTCAGAAATGTTACGAATTGGGATTTCCTGCATGAAACAGAgggtttggactagatgacctgtaagATTCCCTCCAGCTCTAGGATTCAGTGACTAACTTAGggattttgtttctgaaatggcCAAAAACTTGAACTACTTCATCTAAAATGTGTGGTGTGAGGCTGCTTTTCGTGCAGGAATTCTCATTTTGAGATACAAAACCAGCACATTTTTGTCATATTTTGCATTGCATAAGAACAGCCATGGATCTAATGCATATCCATGGATCTAATCCATCACCCAGTGGAGCTCCAGATGTCCCCAGAAAGGCTACAACCAGAACATAAAGAATAAGGTCTTCACTGATTGTTACCACACACTGCTATTCAGAaggttactgcctctgaacacggAGGTTCCCTCCCGTCATCATGACTAATAATCACTGTTGTCTATTCATTTGTGACATCCCTGTTAAAACCAACTAAACTAGTGGTCATCGCCACATTCCAcggcagtgaattctacaagtCAACCACTTTTCAAGTGAAGTTTTGcaagttctagtattgtgaaagagggagaaaaagttgccTCTATCCACTTTTCCACTCCAAGCAAAATTTTATACACTTCTGTCATGTCCCATCAATGGTATCCATCAATGGTGTACCGGTTACAGCGGGAaggggggcatgagggggctTCAGGTCCAGGTGtcatttgcctgggtcatgtggggggtgcattttgctGCCCACCACACTGCCACTCGCCCACTCCAGTCACTCGCCCACCGCTCAGTTGCCTTCTCACCACTGGCACTGTTTGCTTGCCCAcggtctccctccctcccgccctcctgCAAAGTATTTCTTGACACCgcagcagggcagggaggcctCTACAGCCTCCTCCAGGCACACCGCTTTCTCCTGGAGCCAGCAGATTTGAGTCAAGGCCCTGTACTCCCTCCCCTATCCGAACCAGCTCTCCCAGGCAGCCTGCCCATTTCACAGCAGGCTGAAAGGAGGGGGATGGCATGGTCAGGgtggaggaacagaaacagggcttctggaccaccaccacccaaaaggagagaaaaagtccctggaaatggctgcagcagtggacaagagaaagagagggacATGAGAGTAGGTGGGGCAGGTGAGCAACAGAGCAGGCTGGCAGGAAGAGTAGGTGGAGCGGGCAGGCAAGTTTGGGCCAGGCTGCAgctgtggggggcacagctgTAGGGGAGCCATTTCATAACAGTACGCCCCTGTGTCCCACCATTCGTCACTGTCAATAGTTTAGCTTGCCTATTCAGAAATGCTGGTGTAGGCTGAGGCCTAGTAAAAATCATGGAAACTTTGAGAACCTAATGAAGTCAAGCTGACTGCAGATTCAGAGAGTGAGAGAAGAGAAATGGGAGGCTGACACAAGTGCCAGTCAGATCATTAGGCCTAGCAGTCTCAAGGCAGAGGAATCTGGGAGAGAATTTGGCCTACTATGCATTCCCTCTGGGTAGTGCAAGGACCCATGGATGGAGAAAGATGCTTACTTGATAGACCCTATACATCTGCAGAGTACATGGTCTCATTATGGCAAGTCACCTGATTGGCAGGGTCACTTAGTTACCAAATGATTGGTCAGGTTACAACATTTGCTATGCATTTGATTGGTCAATTAGAATAACGTCATTCAGCATAAAGGAAAGATGGTTCATTCTAGTTTTGTCCTTTGTTTGGGTGGGTCAGGTTAGCTGGAGCCCGTGTGGCTGTTGAACTCATTCTTGCAAACTAACAACTGGATGCATGGAAATCTGTTTAAGTTAGAAAtctagttttattattttatcttcacTGTTCACTATTAATTCCTGCACATTCTTTTAATAAACCATTTTAATTATATTTCGTGGTATTCCTAAGATTGGGGGCTTCAACCAGAATCCACTATTTTAGCCCTTAATGGCAATAGCTACTAGAATAACTGTTTTCTGAAACTCAACTTGCAagtgacctaccttgcagggctgattTCTTGCTTTTAGAGCTGGGAGAGCTAGAAGCTCTGTCCTTTGGTCTCTGCTGGTGGTTTAGTTAAGGGGGCTGGTGGTAGTGTAACCCTGGGGTTGTGAAGCTTCATACCTCAACACTTTATCAGTTTGTCTTTTGCCAACCTGTCACTCTGAGTGAGGCTTTTATAAGGTTTTGATAATCATCTATCTTGtaagcaggaaaaaaagcccCCAATCTTCTTAGTTTTCCTTACCAGGAAAGGTGCTCCATCCCCTTTGTAATTCTGGTTGCCCATTTCTGCATCTTTTCCACCACTACTGTATTAGTTTTGATATTCAGCATCCAGAATCATATACAATATTGCAAATACTGCCACAGTATACATCGACACAAGGTCATTAGAATACTGACCACCTTGTTTTCAGTCCCTTTTGTAATAAACTCTCGCACAGAATTTGCTCTTTTCCCTGCTGCCATACACTGATTCAacaattcaaaacagaaaaatatgaatGTCATCCATGGTCTTCCACATATACTGCCATTCAAatccacacaaaccttttgaaaCTTACCCTTTAGACTTCAGCAAGCCTTGTGTTCTGAGGTATAAATTGCTCTGTGTCCGCATTGGTTACACATACAGAAGTCCTGCCTTTCAGGTTTGCCTAAGTCAGGGGCAGAGGCAATTACCCAAAACGTGAAACCCCCAGCTTTTCAGGCAGCCAAATTGGCACACGGGGGAGGAGTCTCTCAGCGCGACCGTAAACATGAGTAATATTTCATGCTGTGAACAAAAAAAGGCAACTGACACCCACAAGCAATAGCAACGAAGTGTGGTGAGGCTGGTTGTCAGAGACACTCTTCATCCAAGGCTGTAGCTATAACAAGGAATTAATGATGTCACTAGCATAACCAGGGAGCTCCCAGGCACACACATAGGCTTTTGCATTCAGAGAACGGGAAGCAGCACGTTACAGAGCAATCTGCCTGGTGCAAATGGAGAACCTCGCAGATGTCAATGGGTTAATTCTCCAGGCTTCATGGAGCAAACAAGCTCCGGGagcccagccccaaatgccttctCCTCCCCCGTGTTAAAGGAGCGTTTTCCTCTATAAATACACCATCTCCATCACTAGAGGAGGTTGCCATGGCAACTGCGAGGAGGCGTGAGGGATGCAGCGATGGGGATGCTGCTGACGTCACGCGCTCCACATGCAGGAATGTGGTACCCAGCGGCCGCGGCAAGACGGGCGGGCGGGGAGCCCTCGTACGATCCTGGAGCCTGAAAAAGCCTTTCCAGCGCCGCGTGGGATTCCCCAGTCGGATGGGAGCCGGGATTCCCAGATATCTCGTCGTATTTGGTGTGAGCCTTCGAGTAAGTTTCAGGAGCCTCCAAGCACCGATCGCGAAAAGAAAACAACAGACCCGGACAGGGGGTTGCCCTCCCACCTCCCGGCCTTTGCCTGGGGATAGAGGGGAGGCCGGATCCAGGGCCATCCTCTGCGCTCGTGAAGGCACGTCCAGTCCCGTTTCCTCCAGTACTAGCCTAGCAGCATCACTTCGGGAACCCTGATCATGACACAAGCACAcacgctccctccctccctcccgctccctccttccctccagcg
The nucleotide sequence above comes from Sphaerodactylus townsendi isolate TG3544 linkage group LG13, MPM_Stown_v2.3, whole genome shotgun sequence. Encoded proteins:
- the PRRG3 gene encoding transmembrane gamma-carboxyglutamic acid protein 3; translation: MATFLAAQNAHSVLKRFPRANGFLEEFRQGTIERECVEEICSYEEVKEVFENKEKTMEFWKGYAYSVKDPTEGTGRSDAMYVVVPLLGVALLIVIALFIIWRCQLQKATRHRPSYAQNRYLASRAGRSLPRVMVYREASHSQSEAHCQRDPGSRGAGNGRWALGPASQQDSTLHSSDPSTSVLMRLSSATPPPSYEEVTGHPENSSGEETSLSYSDPPPKYEEIVAAIPGPGK